A genome region from Camelina sativa cultivar DH55 chromosome 10, Cs, whole genome shotgun sequence includes the following:
- the LOC104719016 gene encoding 60S ribosomal protein L36a isoform X2, with the protein MVNIPKTKNTYCKNKECKKHTLHKVTQYKKGKDSLAAQGKRRYDRKQSGYGGQTKPVFHKKAKTTKKIVLRLQCQSCKHFSQRPIKRCKHFEIGGDKKGKGTSLF; encoded by the exons ATG GTGAACATTCCTAAAACTAAGAACACCTACTGCAAGAACAAGGAATGCAAGAAGCATACCTTGCACAAGGTGACGCAGTATAAGAAGGGTAAAGACAGTCTTGCTGCCCAGGGAAAGCGTCGTTATGACCGCAAGCAATCTGGTTATGGAGGTCAGACCAAGCCCGTCTTCCACAAGAAG GCTAAGACAACCAAGAAGATTGTCCTGAGGCTTCAGTGCCAAAGCTGCAAACATTTCTCCCAACGCCCTATTAAG AGGTGCAAGCACTTTGAGATCGGTGGAGACAAGAAGGGAAAGGGAACATCTCTCTTTTAA
- the LOC104719012 gene encoding casein kinase 1-like protein 11 isoform X1, translating into MDRNQKMDHVTGGKFKLGRKLGSGSFGELYLGINIQTGEEVAVKLEPVKTRHPQLQYESKIYMFLQGGTGVPHLKWFGVEGEYSCMVIDLLGPSLEDLFNYCKRIFSLKCVLMLADQLLCRVEYMHSRGFLHRDIKPDNFLMGLGRKANQVYIIDFGLAKKYKDLQTQKHIPYRENKNLTGTARYASVNTHLGIEQSRRDDLESLGYVLMYFLRGSLPWQGLKAGTKKQKYDKISEKKMLTSVETLCKSYPSEFTSYFHYCRSLRFEDKPDYSYLRRLFRDLFIREGYQLDYVFDWTISKYPQSGSSSRPRPSPRPALDPPGPPAERAEKPTVGQDLRGRFTGALEAFTRRNVSSQGAHGDRSRHRSSDDIPASAKEVHESRNGSTSKRGVISSSRPGSSAEPSENHSSRLFSSGSRHATTQRVQQSYESKQTSAAARPGHEDAIRSFELLTIGGSGKKRK; encoded by the exons atggatcgGAATCAAAAGATGGATCATGTTACCGGCGGGAAGTTTAAGTTGGGTAGGAAGCTTGGAAGTGGATCCTTCGGGGAACTTTATTTAG GGATCAATATCCAAACAGGAGAAGAAGTCGCTGTTAAGCTG GAACCTGTGAAGACGAGGCATCCTCAATTGCAGTATGAatcgaaaatatatatgtttcttcaaGGAGGAA CGGGTGTTCCCCATCTCAAATGGTTTGGAGTTGAGGGTGAATACAGTTGTATGGTTATCGACCTTCTTGGGCCTAGCTTGGAGGACTTGTTCAATTACTGCAAGCgaatattttcattaaaatgtGTTCTAATGCTCGCAGATCAATTG TTATGTAGAGTTGAGTACATGCATTCACGGGGTTTTCTTCACCGCGACATTAAACCAGACAACTTTTTGATGGGTCTTGGGCGAAAAGCAAACCAG GTGTATATCATTGATTTTGGCCTTGCTAAAAAATACAAGGATCTTCAGACACAAAAGCATATACCATACAG GGAAAACAAGAATCTTACAGGAACTGCTCGGTATGCAAGTGTGAACACACACCTTGGGATTG AGCAAAGTAGAAGAGATGATCTGGAGTCACTTGGTTATGTGTTGATGTATTTTCTACGAGGAAG TCTTCCGTGGCAAGGTTTAAAAGCTGGTACAAAGAAGCAGAAGTATGACAAGATTAGTGAAAAGAAGATGCTTACTTCTGTAGAG ACACTTTGCAAGTCGTATCCATCAGAGTTCACCTCGTATTTCCATTACTGTCGATCATTGAGATTTGAGGACAAACCAGATTATTCATATCTGAGAAGACTTTTCAGGGACCTTTTCATTCGTGAAG GTTACCAGCTCGATTACGTGTTCGATTGGACAATTTCAAAATATCCTCAGTCTGGCTCTAGTTCGAGACCAAGG CCATCTCCAAGACCAGCATTGGACCCTCCAGGACCACCTGCAGAAAGAGCTGAAAAGCCTACAG TAGGACAGGACCTGCGAGGAAGATTTACAGGCGCacttgaggcattcaccagacGAAATGTTTCAAGCCAAGGCGCTCATGGTGACCGCTCTAGACACAGATCTTCTGATGATATACCCGCTTCTGCCAAGGAAGTG CACGAGTCTCGGAATGGAAGTACCTCAAAGAGAGGTGTGATCTCAAGCAGCAGACCTGGCTCATCAGCGGAGCCAAGCGAGAACCACTCAAGCCGACTATTTTCAAGTGGATCACGCCATGCCACAACCCAACGGGTTCAACAGAGCTATGAATCCAAGCAAACATCTGCAGCTGCAAGGCCTGGGCATGAGGATGCCATTAGAAGCTTCGAGCTCCTCACCATTGGCGGCTCTGGGAAAAAGAGGAAATGA
- the LOC109126855 gene encoding agamous-like MADS-box protein AGL49, producing MAPRNKFSDDDLKKKNFFEKRFPGFKRKATELSVLCGNSVGFICYGPNNDLQFNALSDHKRKNHACDLYDFVSDIKGLSGEDLRRHIDKLSSHLVEIKQLKTSMLRRGDSKKPKPKETEEDDDHIRVPENATITNCNVAMMPEDRLGFDDLGHVFPGYHETDSSLGSYPASKFSSDVGVSDSSLFDPFSLGFSGGDYFPVYPMPATDYLGVCANDGVWDPCRMDLEFSSLFPGYDPLLGATDSFLSSTYQTPVLEDNLGSVF from the exons ATGGCTCCTCGTAACAAGTTCTCTGATgatgatttgaagaagaagaactttttCGAAAAGAGGTTTCCAGGGTTCAAGAGGAAAGCGACAGAGCTCTCTGTTCTATGCGGCAACTCTGTCGGTTTCATCTGTTACGGCCCCAACAACGATCTCCAA TTCAATGCGTTAAGCGATCACAAGAGAAAGAATCACGCTTGCGATCTTTACGACTTCGTCTCTGATATCAAGGGTTTGtcgggtgaggatttgaggagACATATCGATAAGCTTAGCTCTCACCTAGTTGAAATCAAGCAACTAAAGACAAGTATGTTAAGAAGAGGCGACTCGAAGAAACCTAAGCCGAAGGAGacggaagaagatgatgatcatattAGGGTTCCAGAAAACGCCACCATTACAAATTGTAACGTGGCTATGATGCCGGAAGATCGTTTAGGATTTGACGACTTGGGTCACGTCTTCCCTGGCTACCACGAAACGGATTCCAGTTTGGGATCTTATCCTGCTTCCAAGTTTTCCTCGGATGTCGGTGTTTCGGATTCTTCTCTGTTCGATCCTTTTTCGTTAGGGTTTTCAGGCGGCGATTATTTTCCGGTGTATCCAATGCCGGCCACAGATTATCTTGGGGTTTGTGCCAACGATGGTGTTTGGGATCCTTGTCGGATGGATTTGGAGTTTTCTTCACTATTTCCTGGCTACGATCCACTTCTGGGAGCCACTGATTCTTTTCTGTCGAGCACTTACCAAACACCGGTGTTAGAAGATAACTTAGGATCCGTCTTCTAG
- the LOC104719012 gene encoding casein kinase 1-like protein 11 isoform X2, which translates to MDRNQKMDHVTGGKFKLGRKLGSGSFGELYLGINIQTGEEVAVKLEPVKTRHPQLQYESKIYMFLQGGTGVPHLKWFGVEGEYSCMVIDLLGPSLEDLFNYCKRIFSLKCVLMLADQLLCRVEYMHSRGFLHRDIKPDNFLMGLGRKANQVYIIDFGLAKKYKDLQTQKHIPYRENKNLTGTARYASVNTHLGIEQSRRDDLESLGYVLMYFLRGSLPWQGLKAGTKKQKYDKISEKKMLTSVETLCKSYPSEFTSYFHYCRSLRFEDKPDYSYLRRLFRDLFIREGYQLDYVFDWTISKYPQSGSSSRPRPSPRPALDPPGPPAERAEKPTGQDLRGRFTGALEAFTRRNVSSQGAHGDRSRHRSSDDIPASAKEVHESRNGSTSKRGVISSSRPGSSAEPSENHSSRLFSSGSRHATTQRVQQSYESKQTSAAARPGHEDAIRSFELLTIGGSGKKRK; encoded by the exons atggatcgGAATCAAAAGATGGATCATGTTACCGGCGGGAAGTTTAAGTTGGGTAGGAAGCTTGGAAGTGGATCCTTCGGGGAACTTTATTTAG GGATCAATATCCAAACAGGAGAAGAAGTCGCTGTTAAGCTG GAACCTGTGAAGACGAGGCATCCTCAATTGCAGTATGAatcgaaaatatatatgtttcttcaaGGAGGAA CGGGTGTTCCCCATCTCAAATGGTTTGGAGTTGAGGGTGAATACAGTTGTATGGTTATCGACCTTCTTGGGCCTAGCTTGGAGGACTTGTTCAATTACTGCAAGCgaatattttcattaaaatgtGTTCTAATGCTCGCAGATCAATTG TTATGTAGAGTTGAGTACATGCATTCACGGGGTTTTCTTCACCGCGACATTAAACCAGACAACTTTTTGATGGGTCTTGGGCGAAAAGCAAACCAG GTGTATATCATTGATTTTGGCCTTGCTAAAAAATACAAGGATCTTCAGACACAAAAGCATATACCATACAG GGAAAACAAGAATCTTACAGGAACTGCTCGGTATGCAAGTGTGAACACACACCTTGGGATTG AGCAAAGTAGAAGAGATGATCTGGAGTCACTTGGTTATGTGTTGATGTATTTTCTACGAGGAAG TCTTCCGTGGCAAGGTTTAAAAGCTGGTACAAAGAAGCAGAAGTATGACAAGATTAGTGAAAAGAAGATGCTTACTTCTGTAGAG ACACTTTGCAAGTCGTATCCATCAGAGTTCACCTCGTATTTCCATTACTGTCGATCATTGAGATTTGAGGACAAACCAGATTATTCATATCTGAGAAGACTTTTCAGGGACCTTTTCATTCGTGAAG GTTACCAGCTCGATTACGTGTTCGATTGGACAATTTCAAAATATCCTCAGTCTGGCTCTAGTTCGAGACCAAGG CCATCTCCAAGACCAGCATTGGACCCTCCAGGACCACCTGCAGAAAGAGCTGAAAAGCCTACAG GACAGGACCTGCGAGGAAGATTTACAGGCGCacttgaggcattcaccagacGAAATGTTTCAAGCCAAGGCGCTCATGGTGACCGCTCTAGACACAGATCTTCTGATGATATACCCGCTTCTGCCAAGGAAGTG CACGAGTCTCGGAATGGAAGTACCTCAAAGAGAGGTGTGATCTCAAGCAGCAGACCTGGCTCATCAGCGGAGCCAAGCGAGAACCACTCAAGCCGACTATTTTCAAGTGGATCACGCCATGCCACAACCCAACGGGTTCAACAGAGCTATGAATCCAAGCAAACATCTGCAGCTGCAAGGCCTGGGCATGAGGATGCCATTAGAAGCTTCGAGCTCCTCACCATTGGCGGCTCTGGGAAAAAGAGGAAATGA
- the LOC104719015 gene encoding uncharacterized protein LOC104719015: protein MANKFGFGMGSVLAVVVVALILLFVPLMMGPVAPPSPPLLLVFPVVLLFVFLYLHFASK from the coding sequence atggcgAATAAGTTTGGATTCGGGATGGGCTCGGTTCTGGCGGTTGTTGTCGTTGCACTCATCTTATTGTTCGTTCCGTTGATGATGGGGCCTGTggctcctccttctcctccactCCTCTTGGTGTTCCCGGTCGTACTGCTGTTTGTGTTTCTCTATCTCCATTTTGCTTCTAAGTGA
- the LOC104719017 gene encoding uncharacterized protein LOC104719017 has translation MANEFGFGMGSVLAVVVVALILLFVPLMIGPVAPPSSPLILVILVVLLFVFLYLHFASK, from the coding sequence atggcgaATGAGTTTGGATTCGGGATGGGTTCGGTTCTGGCGGTTGTTGTCGTTGCACTCATCTTACTGTTCGTTCCGTTGATGATTGGGCCTGTGGCTCCTCCGTCTTCTCCACTTATCTTGGTGATTCTGGTCGTACTGCTCTTTGTGTTTCTCTATCTCCATTTTGCTTCTAAGTAA
- the LOC104719013 gene encoding kinesin-like protein KIN-10A yields the protein MAPTPSSARSNQTPYTVIRTPQTKQRLNFHSKPTNPDGSKDPTPPEHPVEVIGRIRDYPDRKERSASILQVSPDNQTVRVRADVGYRDFTLDGVSFSEEEGIEDFYKKFIEERIKGVKVGNKCTIMMYGPTGAGKSHTMFGCGKQPGIVYRSLRDILGDSDQDGVAFVQVTVLEVYNEEIYDLLSTNSSNNLGIGWPKGGSTKVRLEVMGKKAKNATFISGTEAGKISKEIVKVEKRRIVKSTLCNERSSRSHCIIILDVPTVGGRLMLVDMAGSENIDQAGQTGFEAKMQTAKINQGNIALKRVVESIANGDSHVPFRDSKLTMLLQDSFEDDKSKILMILCASPDPKEMHKTLCTLEYGAKAKCIVRGSHTPNKDKNGGDESASAVILGSRIAAMDEFILKLQSEKKQQEKERNDAQKQLKEKEEEIAALRSLLTRKEASATNEEEINEKVNERTQLVKSELEKKLEECRRMAEEFVEMERRRMEERIVQQQEELEMMRRRLEEIEVEFRRSRDGGSVDETSGFAKRFRSLYSDDDPGMVKSMDLDMGEPEPVEQLWGVSHQSSNTISSNFTNILQPKPAENMVTQMFPDRVCLSTVFEEEEVEEEEEKVIVEDKSICLITTPMLSLNSEGVGKENCFNSADDKESASSRRLRIQNIFTLCGNQRELSQHGGHEEDQANNDAPLDKKDNQLFPTTNKAEALAVEEAKENNISVDERKDGQIDIYVKWETTADNLRKLITTLRVTKDATLADLRKLIEIYLGSDNQAFTFLMLGEPCGAQVAKEKESTVQAASLPFCNGHAYLATLRPGKSSQLQSLTPASPLPLTPIENKMQFTTPISRVTPSHQVDEFSSPNLAAHLSSTPFITTRRH from the exons ATGGCACCGACGCCGTCATCTGCAAGATCGAATCAAACCCCATACACTGTAATCAGAACTCCACAAACCAAACAACGTCTCAATTTCCACTCAAAACCCACAAACCCAGATGGATCCAAAGACCCAACTCCACCGGAGCATCCAGTCGAAGTAATCGGACGGATCCGTGATTACCCAGATCGGAAAGAGAGATCAGCTTCGATCTTGCAGGTTAGCCCAGATAACCAAACGGTACGAGTCAGAGCTGATGTTGGGTACAGAGATTTCACACTCGATGGTGTTTCTTTCTCGGAGGAAGAAGGGATCGAAGATTTTTACAAGAAGTTTATTGAAGAGAGGATCAAAGGTGTCAAGGTTGGGAATAAATGCACAATTATGATGTATGGACCAACTGGTGCGGGGAAGAGTCATACGATGTTTGGTTGTGGGAAGCAGCCTGGGATTGTGTATCGATCTTTGAGGGATATTTTGGGTGATTCTGATCAAGATGGTGTTGCTTTTGTTCAAGTCACTGTCTTGGAGGTTTATAATGAAGAGATTTATGATCTTCTTTCCACTAACAGTAGTAACAATTTAGGTATTGGTTGGCCTAAAGGAGGAAGCACCAAA GTTAGGCTTGAAGTAATGGGGAAAAAGGCGAAAAACGCAACCTTCATATCAGGGACAGAGGCTGGAAAGATTTCTAAAGAAATTGTGAAAGTGGAGAAACGGAGGATTGTCAAAAGTACTCTTTGCAACGAACGAAGTTCCCGGAGTCACTGCATT ATTATACTTGATGTGCCCACTGTTGGGGGAAGATTGATGCTTGTTGACATGGCTGGTTCAGAAAATATAGACCAAGCTGGGCAGACCGGATTTGAAGCTAAGATGCAA ACAGCTAAGATCAATCAGGGAAATATTGCTCTGAAGCGTGTTGTGGAATCTATTGCAAATGGAGACTCTCACGTACCCTTTAGAGACAGCAAGCTGACCATGCTCCTCCAG GACTCTTTTGAAGATGACAAGTCAAAGATTCTAATGATCCTGTGTGCTAGCCCTGATCCAAAGGAAATGCACAAGACTCTCTGTACTCTAGAGTATGGAGCAAAAGCAAAGTGCATAGTTCGTGGGTCTCATACTCCAAACAAAGACAAGAATGGGGGTGATGAGTCTGCTTCTGCGGTTATTTTGGGATCAAGAATAGCTGCAATGGATGAGTTTATTCTGAAACTCCAGTCTGAGAAGaagcaacaagaaaaagaaaggaatgaTGCACAAAAGCAGctgaaggagaaggaagaggaaatTGCTGCTTTACGATCCCTACTAACACGAAAGGAAGCAAGTGCTACCAATGAAGAGGAGATAAATGAAAAAGTAAACGAAAGAACCCAACTTGTGAAATCGGAATTAGAGAAGAAACTCGAGGAATGCCGAAGAATGGCTGAGGAATTTGTTGAGATGGAGAGAAGGAGAATGGAGGAAAGGATTGTGCAGCAACAAGAGGAATTGGAGATGATGAGGAGACGGTTGGAGGAAATAGAGGTTGAGTTTCGGCGCTCGAGGGATGGAGGAAGTGTTGATGAAACTAGCGGGTTTGCTAAAAGATTCAGGAGTCTTTACTCTGATGATGATCCTGGTATGGTGAAGTCAATGGACCTTGACATGGGTGAACCAGAACCAGTCGAGCAACTCTGGGGGGTTTCACACCAATCCAGCAACACAATTAGCAGCAATTTCACTAACATTTTGCAACCAAAACCTGCAGAGAATATGGTAACGCAGATGTTCCCTGACCGGGTATGCTTGAGCACtgtctttgaagaagaagaggttgaagaagaggaagaaaaagtgATAGTTGAGGATAAAAGCATCTGCTTAATAACAACACCAATGCTTAGTTTAAACTCTGAAGGTGTGGGTAAAGAGAACTGCTTCAACAGTGCAGATGACAAAGAATCAGCCTCGTCAAGAAGGTTGAGAATTCAAAACATTTTCACCCTTTGTGGCAATCAGCGAGAGCTGTCACAACACGGTGGACATGAGGAGGATCAAGCCAATAATGATGCACCACTTGATAAGAAAGACAATCAGTTGTTTCCTACAACGAATAAGGCTGAAGCACTAGCAGTGGAAGAAGCAAAGGAAAACAATATCTCAGTCGATGAAAGGAAAGACGGTcagatagatatatatgttaaatggGAAACAACTGCTGATAACCTTCGAAAGCTCATAACAACCCTCAGAGTTACAAAGGATGCAACACTAGCTGACTTGAGGAAGCTTATTGAGATCTACCTTGGATCTGATAACCAGGCTTTTACCTTTCTTATGCTCGgg GAACCATGTGGAGCTCAAGTGGCAAAGGAGAAAGAATCAACAGTTCAAGCGGCGAGCCTTCCTTTCTGCAACGGACATGCTTACCTCGCTACTTTGAGACCGGGAAAGAGCTCACAGCTACAAAGTCTTACACCGGCAAGTCCCCTTCCACTAACTCCCATAGAAAACAAGATGCAATTTACTACGCCCATCTCAAGAGTGACACCCAGCCACCAAGTTGATGAATTTTCATCACCCAATCTCGCAGCTCATCTCAGCTCCACTCCGTTCATCACTACTAGAAGACATTAG
- the LOC104719016 gene encoding 60S ribosomal protein L36a isoform X1 codes for MVNIPKTKNTYCKNKECKKHTLHKVTQYKKGKDSLAAQGKRRYDRKQSGYGGQTKPVFHKKAKTTKKIVLRLQCQSCKHFSQRPIKRCKHFEIGGDKKGKGTSLF; via the exons ATG GTGAACATTCCTAAAACTAAGAACACCTACTGCAAGAACAAGGAATGCAAGAAGCATACCTTGCACAAGGTGACGCAGTATAAGAAGGGTAAAGACAGTCTTGCTGCCCAGGGAAAGCGTCGTTATGACCGCAAGCAATCTGGTTATGGAGGTCAGACCAAGCCCGTCTTCCACAAGAAG GCGAAGACAACCAAGAAGATTGTCCTGAGGCTTCAGTGCCAAAGTTGCAAGCATTTCTCCCAACGCCCTATTAAG AGGTGCAAGCACTTTGAGATCGGTGGAGACAAGAAGGGAAAGGGAACATCTCTCTTTTAA